One window of Nocardioides dongkuii genomic DNA carries:
- a CDS encoding tyrosine-type recombinase/integrase, translating into MFLEIDSEGTGVPRKSASRRRGFGRVERLASGRYRAAYTGPDGRLYRAPETFAAKDDAIAWLTARRAEINLELWAPEAAARAARQREVPTLRVYADEWLETRKTQGRALRPTTRQQYRMLLDTFIYPSFGNERMDRISAEDVNAWYDTLAPGRETARAQSYSLLRTIFASAASERPHPLVPYNPAQIRGAGSAKRAHHVQPASLEELKTIVEELPERYKLMALLAAWCAMRFGELTELRRGDIDLRTGRVKVRRGVVRVDGEFIIGPPKTDAGVRDVAIPPHLLPLVKDHLSDHTAPGRESLLFPAAGDSNRHMAPATLYKVYYPAREAAGRPDLRWHDLRHTGAVLAAQTGATLAELMGRLGHSTPGAAMRYQHAAADRDAEIARRLSELAGS; encoded by the coding sequence ATGTTCCTCGAAATCGACTCGGAAGGGACCGGCGTGCCCAGGAAGAGTGCGAGCAGGAGGCGAGGGTTCGGCCGCGTCGAGCGGCTCGCATCCGGGCGGTACCGAGCTGCCTACACCGGGCCCGACGGCAGGCTCTATCGCGCACCGGAGACGTTCGCGGCGAAGGACGATGCCATCGCGTGGCTGACGGCGCGCCGCGCCGAGATCAACCTCGAGCTCTGGGCACCGGAAGCCGCCGCGCGCGCAGCCCGGCAGAGGGAGGTCCCAACCCTGCGTGTGTACGCCGACGAGTGGCTCGAGACGAGAAAGACGCAGGGGCGCGCGCTGCGGCCCACGACCAGGCAGCAGTACCGGATGCTCCTCGACACGTTCATCTACCCGTCGTTCGGCAACGAGCGCATGGACCGGATCTCGGCCGAGGACGTCAACGCCTGGTACGACACTCTCGCGCCCGGACGAGAGACCGCCCGAGCCCAGTCCTACAGCCTGCTCCGCACCATCTTCGCCAGCGCCGCTTCGGAGCGCCCCCATCCCCTGGTCCCCTACAACCCGGCTCAGATCCGCGGAGCCGGCAGCGCGAAGCGCGCCCACCACGTCCAGCCGGCCAGCCTCGAGGAGCTCAAGACGATCGTCGAGGAACTGCCCGAGCGCTACAAGCTCATGGCGCTCCTCGCCGCGTGGTGCGCCATGCGCTTCGGCGAGCTGACCGAGCTCCGGCGCGGCGACATCGACCTGCGCACCGGGCGGGTGAAGGTACGCCGTGGCGTCGTCCGGGTCGACGGCGAGTTCATCATTGGCCCACCCAAGACCGACGCGGGCGTCCGCGACGTTGCCATCCCACCCCACCTGCTGCCGCTGGTGAAGGACCACCTCTCCGACCACACCGCACCCGGCAGAGAGTCGCTGCTCTTCCCGGCCGCGGGCGACAGCAACCGCCACATGGCTCCGGCGACGCTCTACAAGGTCTACTACCCGGCCCGCGAGGCCGCCGGCCGTCCAGACCTCCGTTGGCACGACCTCCGGCACACCGGCGCTGTCCTGGCCGCGCAGACCGGTGCCACCCTGGCGGAACTCATGGGTCGCCTCGGCCACTCGACGCCAGGGGCAGCGATGCGCTACCAGCACGCGGCTGCCGACCGTGATGCCGAGATCGCTCGGCGCCTGTCGGAGCTAGCTGGCTCATAG
- a CDS encoding helix-turn-helix transcriptional regulator, producing the protein MTRKRELPVYVSLDEAAEIMSLSTRTIRRRISDGTIPAYQCGRRSIRLRLDELESALRRIPSARR; encoded by the coding sequence GTGACTAGGAAGCGAGAACTCCCCGTCTACGTCAGCCTCGACGAAGCCGCCGAGATCATGTCCCTGTCCACCCGGACCATCCGCCGCCGCATCAGCGACGGCACCATCCCCGCCTACCAATGCGGGCGCCGCTCCATCCGGCTACGACTCGACGAACTCGAATCCGCACTGCGCCGCATCCCCTCAGCTCGGCGGTGA
- a CDS encoding nucleotidyltransferase domain-containing protein, whose translation MYFNQPFGGVMPGARGAVLAVLLRTGEPLTGRQIHGIVSDEHSLWSVQEALKALTGLGLVASRTVGRAGIHEINEAHASVAPLRALLDPMASLRSAVSDAVGSDVEAVLLFGSIARGEATEASDVDLAVIAAAGWSGRVELEDIVRARLGNECDVLVFTPAEFAERAQEGEPVVADIVRDGVAVVGRKPVLSRGAA comes from the coding sequence ATGTACTTCAACCAGCCCTTCGGTGGCGTGATGCCTGGTGCTCGTGGAGCAGTGCTCGCGGTCCTGCTGCGCACTGGTGAGCCGCTGACGGGCCGGCAGATTCATGGCATCGTCAGTGACGAGCACAGCCTGTGGTCAGTTCAGGAGGCGTTGAAGGCACTCACCGGCCTCGGGCTGGTCGCGTCCCGCACGGTGGGTAGGGCCGGCATTCACGAGATCAACGAGGCGCACGCGTCGGTCGCGCCATTGCGGGCCCTCCTTGATCCAATGGCGTCGCTACGTTCGGCCGTCTCCGATGCGGTTGGCTCGGACGTGGAGGCAGTGCTGCTCTTCGGTTCCATCGCCCGCGGGGAAGCCACGGAGGCGAGCGACGTCGACCTCGCGGTGATCGCCGCTGCCGGTTGGAGCGGGCGCGTCGAGCTCGAGGACATCGTGCGTGCGCGACTGGGCAATGAGTGCGACGTCCTGGTGTTCACGCCGGCCGAGTTCGCAGAGAGGGCTCAGGAGGGTGAGCCCGTGGTGGCCGACATCGTCCGCGATGGCGTTGCCGTGGTGGGTCGGAAGCCGGTCCTGAGCCGAGGCGCCGCCTGA